The Proteiniphilum propionicum genome contains the following window.
GATATCATTTAGTAGCATGGCTGTTAAAAATGGTCCCGGCTGGAATTCATTATTCTACGCACATCACGCTATGGCAGCTGCACTGTCACGAATAATATTCGGAACACGTCATTTGCAAACAGCTTTTAATCCAAATAAGGATGCTAATGGTTTATTTCAGGGTGGTCTTGGTCCAGGAGTATCAAACGTAAACGGTACACAATGGAGTGATAAGTTTGGCTATCATAGTTTTGTACCAACTGATATAGGAATAGATCTGGCTGATGGATGCGGTGAAGCACCCTATGCTGTACCGGATCTTGATGGTACCACATGGACTAATGTGAATGTTCCGGTATTTTTTGGTTATAAAAACATGTTCGGTCTGCTAAATAAATGGGAATACGGCTTGATTATTGATAAAGCAGCAGACGGTTCCACCGGTGATGTATATATTCTACCAAAATTTTATTCAGAGTTTAATTATAATTCGCTCGCCGGACTTAAAAAAGTCGGAACAATTCCTGCAGGGAATGGATATATTTCACAGTTGAACATGACACATCTTTGCCACAAGCCGACAGAAAATATCGGATCAGAATCAACATATTACGCAGATCATCAGTATAACAACACCTCTACAGGTCTTCGTGTTTCTGCTGTTGGTGGTACTGCTAGCTATGGTGGCGTTGCTGGTCCGGAGTGCTTGGATGCGTCTAATGCGCCCTCGTCGGTCATTGGTGTCTATGGCTCGCCGCTCTGCGAAACGGAAAGCGACTGGGACACAACGCCTGTCTTGGTTGTCTAGAGTTGCCGGGGTGAACACCCCGCAACCAAAGCAAACAGTGCCCCGGTAGGGGCAGGGGGTATTTCACTTTTAGTGAAATCAAAAATAGAAAGAGTTCTTTGACATATTTTTTCATATTTAGGATTTAAACATTATCTTTGTTGCGGTTCGTTAAAGAATGAACCAGGTTGTTGTTTCTTGAGTCCTGCTCAGGTCTTCGTGTTTCTGCTGTTGGTGGTAATGCTAACAATGGTGGCAATGCTGGTCCGGAGTACTTGAATGCGAATAATGCGCCCTCGACGGTCAATGGTAACTATGGCTCGCCGCTCAACTTTAAAGGAGAGAGTTTGTCAGCTTCTCTCCTATAAAATGAGACAAGACCTCACCCCACGGTGAAAAATTCACAACAAACATGAAGTGCTGGTAGGCTTCCCACCCGGGAAGTTCGACGGCAGGGAATTAAAAAAAGCAGACAATCCGATTTACACCGCACACACCGAAAAGACCCACATTCTTTATTAACACCGCAATACACCGTTCAAACACCGCATGACACTTAACCACTTTTTGTCACACGGTTATGAAACGGAAGGGACACATAGAAAATGCAAATAAGAAGAATTTTGAAGATGCTTTTTATGGCTATTCAGAAGGTAAACACTACAGAAATGAGGTGCAAGCCTTTGAGAAAAACCTAGAAGAGAATCTTCAGCTTCTTCTTGATGCATATGTGGGCAAGTCATGGAAAACATCTCCTTATCAGTCAAAAGAAGTTTTTAAGCCTAAACACCGCATAGTTCATTCTTCACCGGTACCAGATCATGTCATTCAGTGGGCATCAGTATTGCCAATTGAGATGTGGTTGTTCGATACAATATTCCACAGAGCACCTGCATGTGTGCCGGGTAAAGGGACACATCATTTTGTTTACCAGGAGCGTGATGAGTTGAGAAAATATTCACAACAGGAGCTTTACTATACTGTCCAGCTTGATGTACATCATTATTTTGAATATATAAATCACGAATTGATGAAGAACCGGATTCGTAAAAAAATTAAGGATCCTGTTTTACTTCATTTTATAGATGAGTTTATTGATAGTTTTCAGGATGGTCTTGTATTAGGAGTTAAACTATCACAGCTTTTATCAGGCTTATACTTGTCTCCATTTGACAGATCAGCACTCAAATGCTTTGGTTTGCAAGAAAACCTGAAACTTTTCAAACATTGGCAAGATATATATGTAACAAACTCATTTAACACATGTCGCACGCGAGAGCAAGCTCTTGAATTAGCCAAAGGTGTAGAATATCTTAATAAAAAGTTTGAGCGATTTGTAAATGAAGGTCTCCAACACTACAGTCGATTTGCAGACAATATTGTAATCAAACACCAGGACAAAACATTCCTGCATATAATGGTCAGGCTGGCCATTTCAAACCTCAAAAAGGACTATAAACTTGAAGTAAATAAAAGCTGGAATGTACGTCCTACATGGATGGGGAATGATGTTTGCGGTTACGTGTTTTTCCACGAGTATGTGAAACTAAGAAAAAGAAATAAAAAATCGCTCTGCAGGCAGGTAGCAAAATTGCGAAAGAAAGGCTACTCCGAAGAGGATATCTCTCTTAAAACAGCTTCCCGGGTAGGCTTTGCCTCGCATGCAGACACAAAAAATTTAATGAACAAACTAAATATGGAAAAGAGACTGGGCAAAGTCATTCGCAAGCGTAAACGAAAAGCTCCCTTTGCAGGTATGAAACCAGATCAAAAAAGATCTATCGAAACTATAGTATGCACACCGTTTGACTCAGAAGATGCTAAACTGATAAGGCTAATTGATTATAACGTACAAGACTCAATTATAAGTAATAATGATGACGGATCACCAAAGCAGAGAATTGCAATAAGATATAATATCTGCACTTACGTCGAGCATCCGGAAGAAGAGGGTGGTCAGACAATATATACATGGAGCGAACAGGAGTTTTACAGCTTCAGCGGTTCAAAAGTTATGATCGATCAGGCTACAAATGATTTCACAAAGGATGATCTCCCTATTGCTACAGTTGTCAAAGAATTCAAAAACGCCCATAATAAGAAGTTTTACAAATTTACATAAACATCAAAACACCGAAATTATGAACACTGCTATTTACAACACAAAAAAAACTTACAATCGCTACGACGATGGTAGGTTCCTACTTTATCTCAACGAAGAGATAATTGAGAATTATGTACCGGAAGATGCTGAGCCGGATACAGATCCAATCACAGCATATAAATATACCGGTAGTTTTCCGGATGGGGGGACTCTAATTGAAGCTAAAAGTGATACTTACGAAGATTTTGTGTCGGGCCTAGTTCGTACTCGTTATTCTGCCGACCAGGTAGAAGCTATTCTGCTTAACATTCAATCTAATAACCCTGAACGCATGGCTGAATTCGAAAATGAACTTAATCAGCTCAATGATTTTCGGGACGAATGTAAACTGATTGCTTCTATGCTTTTTGAGTAGACAATTGTATGATTAGGCTTAAGTCGGTTACGTTGTGATAACGTGCCGGCTTTTTTTGTCCCTTGAAACAGCCATTGAATTGCAGAAATTTGCATCAAACCAAATATAGCAACTATGGCTAAAAGAGATCTCAACCGCTCAATAAAAATATTTATTGACAATTCTGATGCGATGACTAACGTTGAATCGCTGGAAAAGAAAATGGGTGAACTTCGTGCAGAGCTACAAAAGCTCGATGCTCAGGGTCAGAAAGATTCAAAAACAAGCAAGACTAAAGAGAGGGAACTCAAACAACTTGAACAATCTTACGGAA
Protein-coding sequences here:
- a CDS encoding reverse transcriptase family protein; the protein is MKRKGHIENANKKNFEDAFYGYSEGKHYRNEVQAFEKNLEENLQLLLDAYVGKSWKTSPYQSKEVFKPKHRIVHSSPVPDHVIQWASVLPIEMWLFDTIFHRAPACVPGKGTHHFVYQERDELRKYSQQELYYTVQLDVHHYFEYINHELMKNRIRKKIKDPVLLHFIDEFIDSFQDGLVLGVKLSQLLSGLYLSPFDRSALKCFGLQENLKLFKHWQDIYVTNSFNTCRTREQALELAKGVEYLNKKFERFVNEGLQHYSRFADNIVIKHQDKTFLHIMVRLAISNLKKDYKLEVNKSWNVRPTWMGNDVCGYVFFHEYVKLRKRNKKSLCRQVAKLRKKGYSEEDISLKTASRVGFASHADTKNLMNKLNMEKRLGKVIRKRKRKAPFAGMKPDQKRSIETIVCTPFDSEDAKLIRLIDYNVQDSIISNNDDGSPKQRIAIRYNICTYVEHPEEEGGQTIYTWSEQEFYSFSGSKVMIDQATNDFTKDDLPIATVVKEFKNAHNKKFYKFT